A segment of the Pseudomonadota bacterium genome:
TATTCTGGGATATTGCATCATGGGCAATCATTTCCATTTGCTGGTTAGAATGCATCCTGAAATATATTTAAGTGATGAAGAAGTTAAAAAACGTTACATTCTTTATTACGGCAATGATAATAATTTTTCACCAGATCATATTCCCCACTACAGATCCAAATGGTCAAGCCTTTCAGAGTTTATGCGTGAGATCAAACAAATATTTTCAAGAAGCTTTAATAAAAACCGTAATCGAAAAGGAACTCTCTGGGCAGACAGGTACAAGAGCGTGATTGTGGAAAACGGTAACACTTTGATACATTGTCTGGCATATATTGATTTAAATCCTGTTCGAGCCGGGCTGGTTGAAAAACCTGATAATTACCGCTGGAACTCAATCGGCTATCATATGCAAACAGGCAACAAGAATAATTTTCTATCCTGGGATTTTGGCTTCAAAGAATTTGGAATCAAGGATAAAAAGAAACGTCTTATCCGCTATCGGGAATATGTTTATGAAGCCGGAGTAATTGACAGGTCTGAAGAGAA
Coding sequences within it:
- a CDS encoding transposase, producing MPRIARMIVPDQKTVYHVMSRTALDGYPFNDIEKDKLVDIIKRLSKIYFADILGYCIMGNHFHLLVRMHPEIYLSDEEVKKRYILYYGNDNNFSPDHIPHYRSKWSSLSEFMREIKQIFSRSFNKNRNRKGTLWADRYKSVIVENGNTLIHCLAYIDLNPVRAGLVEKPDNYRWNSIGYHMQTGNKNNFLSWDFGFKEFGIKDKKKRLIRYREYVYEAGVIDRSEEKNEKTIPIKIINKERKKSFEISRMDRFLNRSRYFTDSGIIGSKVFVSDVYQRFKENFNTVNEKIPRHIKGLDGIYSLKRLT